Proteins from a single region of Hordeum vulgare subsp. vulgare chromosome 6H, MorexV3_pseudomolecules_assembly, whole genome shotgun sequence:
- the LOC123405460 gene encoding cyclin-F2-2-like, with protein sequence MMQYAMDPYADAFARPAPPGFFGVGTCAWAAAGPARRPPPPGFFGVGACARAAAGPARRPPRPGFFGVGSCARPARDVPARRPPPPGFFGACRPRVLPPAPCELPMPPKFSKPAAPAPAPVSCVAAASTKRQRLCPDYEDDIHCNLRLREKNAEERPLPDYLKKVQQDRVSESERASLVGWMDKFVRDHHLADGTLHHAVAYVDRVLSVRSLTADSGYELRLLGAAAIFVAAKYEDQRAVWKLKADKIASYGEFATGKEVLDMEREMVEALGYQLGGPTAHTFLGHFMRYAEEEDKTKILPLATRLVDQSLLDYTCVRILPSVVAASAIFLARWALNPVVDLAWNMELEKLTGYNCSDLTACVLVMRVFSRSIICNPCS encoded by the coding sequence ATGATGCAGTACGCCATGGATCCTTACGCGGACGCCTTTGCTCGACCTGCGCCTCCTGGCTTCTTCGGCGTCGGAACCTGCGCTTGGGCCGCTGCAGGCCCTGCTCGTCGACCTCCGCCTCCTGGCTTCTTCGGCGTCGGAGCCTGCGCTCGGGCCGCCGCCGGCCCTGCTCGTCGACCTCCGCGTCCCGGCTTCTTCGGCGTCGGATCTTGCGCCCGCCCGGCTCGCGACGTACCAGCTCGTCGACCTCCGCCTCCCGGTTTCTTCGGTGCCTGCCGTCCCAGGGTGCTCCCGCCAGCGCCGTGCGAGCTGCCCATGCCACCAAAGTTCTCAAAGCCCgcggcgccggcaccagcaccgGTCTCCTgcgtcgccgccgcctccacaaagCGTCAGCGGCTGTGCCCTGACTACGAAGACGACATCCACTGCAACCTCCGGCTGAGAGAGAAGAACGCCGAGGAGCGGCCGCTACCGGACTACCTGAAGAAGGTGCAGCAAGATCGGGTGAGCGAGTCAGAGCGCGCCTCCCTTGTCGGATGGATGGACAAGTTCGTCCGAGACCATCATCTTGCCGACGGCACGCTCCACCACGCCGTGGCCTACGTGGACCGGGTCCTGTCGGTGCGTTCCCTGACGGCTGACAGCGGCTACGAGCTGCGCCTTCTGGGTGCAGCGGCCATCTTTGTCGCCGCCAAATACGAGGACCAGAGAGCCGTGTGGAAGCTGAAGGCCGACAAGATCGCCAGCTACGGCGAGTTCGCCACGGGCAAGGAGGTGCTCGACATGGAGCGCGAGATGGTGGAGGCGCTCGGGTACCAGCTCGGCGGCCCCACGGCGCACACCTTCCTGGGCCACTTCATGAGGTAcgccgaggaggaggacaagaccaAGATACTGCCATTGGCGACTCGCCTCGTTGATCAGTCTCTGCTCGACTACACGTGCGTCCGCATCTTGCCCTCCGTCGTGGCGGCGTCGGCGATCTTCCTCGCGAGATGGGCCCTGAATCCAGTCGTCGACCTGGCGTGGAACATGGAGCTGGAGAAGCTGACGGGGTACAACTGCTCCGACTTGACAGCCTGCGTCCTTGTTATGCGCGTCTTCTCGCGGTCGATCATCTGTAACCCTTGTTCTTGA